A part of Planococcus sp. MB-3u-03 genomic DNA contains:
- a CDS encoding penicillin-binding protein 1A → MSDKKISREERRKSIERQRKNSNKQKKSGAKTWIKRGFLAIAALAVAGFLFGVVLFAVYASSAPELDEELLRDPISPVFLANDGETDIPFFTAQNREYVEYDDIPKVIEDAILATEDNRFYDHSGIDLIRLGGAVVANITGGFGSQGASTITQQVIKNSFLSNEKTLKRKAQEAYLAFKLEHEYSKEEIFEMYFNKILMSGNTYGFGTAAEQFFGKPVAELELHEAALLAGMPQSPNRYNPFKNPQAAEERRDVVLNLMEQHGKIDAAQKEEAWNTPVESTLVPEDERSTNEESTEYTAFMEMVVDELEALEGDYSLDEGLTIYTTLEPYVQERVNETMESDLFFDEEVESAMTVVDTKTGGISAVGAAREYEGDVRRNFATSKDRVIGSTIKPLVSYGPAIEYLDWSTGQTLVDEEYSYSSGQEIRNVDGQFLGPMTAREALYRSRNIPAVKALAEVGSDNASEFTQKLGLDFGGIYESAALGTPENQISTVEMAGAFAAFGNNGVFTKPHTIKKIVFRDGSTEEIVAPEPVTAMKDSTAYMVTDMLRDAVDTSIAGATGKEAAISGLDMAGKTGTSNYSEENLQDYGLDASSARDVWFAGYTTDYSISVWSGYPDVRTPIDTASNERLLAQRLFKQVMSQISSPETASFQQPDSVSQEVIEVGTEPLRLASPFTPWSMRSEELFARGTEPSTVSERFVADPDRPSGLRADISGNTANLSWSHGSDDVSFEVSVNGEVLTTTDDTSYSYDGLEEGVTYTFRVVATQNGRRSDPASTTIEITPPPEEEPEEEPEEEPAEEEPVEEEPAEEPPAEEEPAEEEPAEEQPAEEEPAEEEPAEEEEAVETPDEPVDTPEQPEEPEEGDQEEESGSNASSNENGNGNGNGNGNGNGNGNDNNGNNSNSEDDEDAS, encoded by the coding sequence GTGAGTGATAAGAAAATATCGCGTGAAGAACGCAGAAAATCAATTGAACGGCAACGGAAAAACTCGAATAAACAAAAGAAATCCGGTGCAAAAACCTGGATCAAAAGAGGATTTCTGGCCATTGCCGCATTAGCGGTCGCCGGCTTTCTGTTCGGGGTCGTCCTGTTCGCTGTCTATGCGTCCAGTGCGCCTGAGCTCGACGAAGAATTGTTGAGAGACCCGATCAGCCCGGTCTTCCTGGCCAATGACGGCGAAACCGATATCCCATTTTTCACCGCCCAAAACCGTGAATATGTGGAATATGACGATATTCCGAAAGTGATAGAAGACGCGATTCTTGCCACTGAAGACAATCGCTTCTATGACCATTCCGGAATCGATTTGATCCGCCTCGGCGGCGCGGTCGTCGCCAACATCACGGGCGGCTTCGGTTCTCAAGGTGCCAGCACCATCACCCAGCAAGTCATCAAGAACTCCTTCCTGTCCAATGAAAAAACATTGAAACGTAAAGCACAGGAAGCTTACTTGGCTTTCAAGCTCGAACACGAATATTCCAAAGAAGAGATTTTTGAGATGTATTTCAACAAAATCCTGATGTCAGGCAATACTTATGGCTTTGGTACTGCTGCTGAGCAGTTCTTCGGGAAACCAGTGGCTGAACTGGAACTTCACGAAGCTGCCCTTCTTGCCGGAATGCCGCAAAGCCCGAACCGTTATAATCCGTTCAAGAACCCGCAAGCAGCTGAAGAGCGCCGCGATGTCGTCTTGAATTTGATGGAACAGCACGGGAAAATCGATGCAGCACAAAAAGAAGAAGCATGGAACACGCCAGTCGAATCAACCCTTGTTCCTGAAGATGAACGTTCCACTAATGAAGAAAGCACCGAATACACGGCATTCATGGAAATGGTCGTCGATGAACTTGAAGCTCTTGAAGGCGATTATTCGCTGGATGAAGGCTTGACTATTTACACGACGCTTGAGCCGTATGTGCAAGAACGCGTCAATGAAACGATGGAATCAGATCTCTTCTTCGATGAAGAAGTCGAATCTGCCATGACGGTCGTCGATACAAAAACCGGCGGCATCAGCGCAGTCGGTGCAGCGCGCGAGTACGAAGGGGATGTGCGCAGAAACTTTGCCACATCCAAAGACCGCGTCATCGGCTCGACGATCAAGCCGCTTGTCAGCTACGGACCAGCCATCGAGTACTTGGATTGGTCGACCGGGCAGACATTGGTCGATGAAGAATATTCCTATAGCAGCGGCCAGGAAATCCGCAACGTCGATGGCCAGTTCCTCGGGCCAATGACAGCGCGCGAAGCCTTGTATCGCTCACGCAATATCCCAGCAGTTAAAGCGCTGGCTGAAGTCGGTTCTGACAACGCCAGTGAGTTTACTCAAAAACTCGGCTTGGATTTCGGTGGGATTTATGAATCAGCAGCACTTGGCACGCCTGAAAATCAAATCTCTACCGTAGAAATGGCTGGCGCATTTGCAGCATTCGGCAATAATGGCGTATTTACCAAGCCGCACACGATCAAGAAAATCGTCTTCCGCGACGGTTCAACTGAAGAAATCGTCGCCCCTGAACCGGTGACGGCGATGAAAGACAGCACTGCCTATATGGTGACAGACATGCTGCGTGATGCAGTCGACACAAGCATCGCCGGCGCGACCGGCAAAGAAGCTGCTATCAGCGGATTGGATATGGCCGGTAAAACTGGCACATCCAATTATTCTGAAGAAAATCTTCAGGATTACGGACTCGATGCAAGCTCTGCACGGGATGTTTGGTTTGCAGGATATACAACAGATTATTCCATCTCTGTATGGAGCGGTTACCCTGATGTTCGAACACCAATCGACACTGCTTCGAACGAGCGACTGCTTGCACAGCGTTTGTTCAAGCAAGTGATGAGCCAGATCTCTTCACCGGAAACGGCAAGCTTCCAACAGCCGGATTCGGTGTCACAGGAAGTCATCGAAGTCGGGACTGAACCGCTTCGCTTGGCAAGCCCGTTCACCCCATGGAGCATGCGCAGTGAAGAATTGTTTGCAAGGGGGACGGAGCCCAGTACAGTATCAGAGCGATTTGTGGCAGACCCTGACCGACCTTCTGGACTAAGAGCAGACATCAGCGGCAACACAGCTAACTTGAGCTGGAGCCATGGTTCGGATGATGTATCATTCGAAGTTTCCGTCAACGGCGAAGTGCTGACGACGACAGATGACACCAGCTATTCTTATGATGGCCTTGAAGAAGGCGTCACATACACATTCCGCGTCGTCGCCACTCAAAATGGCAGACGCAGTGACCCTGCTTCCACGACTATCGAGATCACGCCTCCTCCTGAAGAGGAGCCTGAGGAAGAGCCAGAAGAAGAACCAGCTGAAGAAGAGCCGGTTGAAGAAGAACCGGCCGAAGAACCACCAGCCGAAGAAGAACCGGCTGAAGAAGAGCCTGCCGAAGAACAGCCTGCTGAAGAAGAACCGGCCGAAGAGGAGCCGGCTGAGGAAGAAGAAGCAGTCGAAACTCCAGATGAACCCGTAGACACTCCTGAACAGCCGGAAGAACCGGAAGAAGGAGACCAAGAAGAAGAATCAGGCAGCAATGCCTCGTCCAATGAAAATGGGAACGGCAACGGGAACGGCAACGGGAATGGAAACGGCAATGGCAACGATAATAACGGAAATAACTCAAACAGCGAGGATGATGAAGACGCATCTTGA
- a CDS encoding YpoC family protein, giving the protein MTLSRKSIDQAVSPFYEAWAGLREEIQSCFQQQAGDCQELIADGYGVYEALRKTLNGLFGSSAPSPLNESERLEFVRNSKSAHAASRQLEQLFGELKKKIARIKIGYPAE; this is encoded by the coding sequence ATGACGCTGTCACGGAAATCAATTGACCAAGCCGTTTCGCCGTTCTACGAAGCCTGGGCTGGCTTAAGGGAGGAGATCCAATCCTGTTTTCAGCAGCAGGCGGGTGACTGCCAAGAGCTCATTGCAGATGGCTATGGGGTTTACGAAGCATTGCGAAAAACGCTGAATGGCTTGTTCGGAAGCTCTGCACCGTCTCCATTGAATGAAAGCGAGCGGCTTGAGTTTGTGCGAAACTCCAAAAGCGCACACGCAGCTTCTCGACAACTGGAGCAATTATTCGGGGAGCTCAAAAAGAAAATCGCGCGCATAAAGATCGGCTACCCAGCTGAGTGA
- the nth gene encoding endonuclease III, with translation MEEMDHMFPDAHCELIHRNPFDLVIAVLLSAQCTDKLVNKVTATLFEKYHTPEDYLSVPLEELQQDIRSIGLFRNKAKNIQALSRILIEQHGGRVPEDRDLLMTLPGVGRKTANVVVSVAFNKPALAVDTHVERVSKRLGLCRWKDSPLQVEETIMKKTPAEDWSKTHHQIIFFGRYHCKAQNPGCHVCPLFDRCREGKKRDKKGLVKHDAVTEIN, from the coding sequence CTGGAGGAAATGGACCATATGTTTCCTGATGCCCATTGTGAATTGATCCACCGCAACCCGTTCGATTTGGTCATTGCGGTATTATTGTCTGCACAATGCACCGACAAGCTTGTCAACAAAGTGACGGCAACTCTTTTCGAGAAGTACCATACACCGGAAGATTATCTTTCGGTTCCTTTGGAAGAATTGCAACAGGATATCCGTTCGATTGGCTTGTTCCGCAATAAAGCGAAGAACATCCAGGCGCTTAGCCGCATACTGATCGAGCAGCACGGCGGGCGTGTGCCGGAAGACCGCGATCTATTGATGACCTTGCCAGGCGTCGGAAGAAAGACCGCCAATGTGGTCGTTTCCGTGGCATTCAATAAACCGGCACTGGCCGTCGATACCCATGTCGAACGCGTCTCGAAACGTCTTGGCTTATGCCGCTGGAAAGATTCGCCCTTGCAAGTCGAAGAGACGATCATGAAAAAAACGCCTGCTGAGGATTGGTCGAAAACCCATCACCAAATCATTTTCTTCGGCCGCTACCACTGCAAGGCGCAAAATCCCGGCTGTCACGTGTGCCCGTTGTTCGACCGCTGCCGGGAAGGAAAGAAACGCGATAAAAAAGGGCTTGTGAAACATGACGCTGTCACGGAAATCAATTGA
- a CDS encoding DnaD domain protein: protein MRQSDRLQQWIEQGNVTISQLFFQFYRRLKISDEEAIMLLQIHSFQQAGNVFPTPDEIAARMSANQNSVTTMLQKLMQQGYLSIRQETADGMLTETISLQPLWDKLVDCLELQAQTEKEHTQKEQEGEIFQLFEQEFGRFLSPMEIETISMWMDQDGHTPEVIRMALKEAVIAQKISLRYVDRILFEGRKEYPDVEPSVTACEFVPENIRIQPQESTAKSAIL from the coding sequence ATGAGACAGTCTGACCGATTGCAACAATGGATTGAGCAGGGAAATGTGACCATTTCCCAGCTTTTTTTTCAGTTTTACCGGCGCTTGAAGATTAGTGACGAGGAAGCGATTATGCTATTGCAGATCCATTCCTTCCAACAGGCAGGAAACGTGTTCCCGACACCGGATGAAATTGCCGCAAGAATGTCCGCCAACCAGAACAGCGTGACGACGATGCTGCAGAAATTGATGCAGCAAGGCTATTTGTCGATACGTCAGGAAACGGCCGATGGAATGCTGACCGAGACGATTTCGCTCCAGCCTTTATGGGACAAACTCGTGGACTGCTTAGAGCTTCAAGCGCAAACCGAAAAAGAGCATACGCAAAAAGAACAGGAAGGCGAGATCTTCCAACTGTTTGAACAAGAATTTGGCCGTTTTCTATCGCCGATGGAGATCGAAACGATTTCCATGTGGATGGACCAGGACGGCCATACGCCAGAAGTCATCCGGATGGCTTTGAAGGAAGCCGTCATCGCGCAGAAGATCAGCTTGCGCTATGTCGACCGCATTTTGTTCGAGGGAAGAAAAGAATATCCGGACGTCGAGCCAAGTGTCACGGCATGCGAATTCGTTCCGGAAAACATCCGCATCCAGCCGCAGGAAAGCACCGCAAAAAGTGCAATTCTATAA
- a CDS encoding pyridoxal phosphate-dependent aminotransferase, which produces MLKLANRVQTLTPSTTLAITAKANELKAQGVDVIGLGAGEPDYNTPQNILDAAKRSMEEGKTKYTPAGGLPALKQEIQDKLQRDQGLSYEKNEILVGVGAKHVLYTLFQVLLNEGDEVIIPIPYWVSYPEQVKLAGGVPVYIEATAGQSYKITPQQLREAITDRTKAVIINSPSNPTGMLYSKEELEALAEVCREADIIIVSDEIYEKLIYGDAVHISVAELSEDAKNRTVIINGVSKSHSMTGWRIGYAAGDKELIKAMTDLASHSTSNPTTTSQYAAIEAYNGPQDAVEEMRQAFESRLEAIFPKLEEIPGFTVLRPQGAFYLLPDVSEAAVKTGFSSVDDFAKALLEEANVAVIPGSGFGAHSTIRLSYATSLELLEQAVERISQFVHKHWKE; this is translated from the coding sequence TTGTTGAAATTAGCAAACCGCGTACAGACCTTAACGCCATCCACAACATTGGCGATTACGGCAAAAGCGAATGAACTGAAAGCACAAGGCGTCGACGTCATCGGGCTCGGTGCAGGAGAGCCGGATTATAATACACCTCAAAACATTCTTGATGCAGCCAAGCGCTCCATGGAAGAAGGCAAGACGAAATATACACCTGCAGGCGGTTTGCCTGCGTTAAAGCAGGAGATCCAGGATAAATTGCAGCGCGACCAGGGACTAAGCTACGAGAAAAATGAAATCCTGGTCGGCGTCGGGGCAAAGCATGTACTTTATACGCTATTCCAAGTATTGTTGAACGAAGGCGATGAAGTCATCATCCCGATCCCTTATTGGGTCAGCTATCCGGAACAGGTGAAATTGGCTGGAGGCGTGCCGGTTTACATAGAAGCGACAGCCGGGCAATCGTATAAAATCACTCCCCAACAATTGCGCGAAGCGATTACAGACCGCACGAAAGCCGTCATCATCAACTCGCCAAGCAATCCAACAGGCATGCTGTACTCGAAAGAAGAGCTTGAAGCACTCGCAGAAGTGTGCCGCGAAGCGGATATCATCATCGTTTCCGATGAAATTTACGAAAAATTGATCTATGGGGATGCCGTCCATATTTCAGTTGCAGAGCTGTCTGAAGATGCTAAAAACCGGACGGTCATCATCAATGGCGTGTCGAAATCGCATTCAATGACCGGATGGCGCATCGGCTATGCAGCAGGCGATAAGGAATTGATCAAAGCAATGACTGACCTTGCGAGCCATTCGACTTCAAACCCGACGACGACATCACAATACGCTGCAATCGAGGCATATAACGGGCCTCAAGATGCAGTGGAAGAAATGCGCCAGGCATTTGAAAGCCGTCTGGAAGCTATTTTCCCTAAGTTGGAAGAAATTCCAGGATTCACCGTTTTGCGTCCTCAAGGGGCATTCTATTTACTGCCGGACGTTTCTGAAGCTGCAGTGAAAACCGGTTTTTCATCAGTAGATGATTTTGCGAAAGCCTTGCTCGAAGAAGCGAACGTAGCGGTGATTCCAGGATCTGGATTCGGCGCGCATTCGACAATCCGTTTGTCCTATGCAACATCTCTTGAATTGTTGGAACAGGCAGTCGAACGTATCAGCCAATTTGTTCATAAACATTGGAAAGAATAA
- a CDS encoding cell wall elongation regulator TseB-like domain-containing protein, with protein MKEWMKFIIVFLSVLAVVIVLVILFLGNKPFSEAEQAAVEKVEAEGLLDEVERAYVYSSSAQSVTVLGTDGEGKIKAAFVPEEGDMETLMLEDQVTAQQAREIVQEDMEVEEILHTKLGMEEAGAVWEIAFLNEAGRLNYVYLLAEDGTWWKRILNL; from the coding sequence GAAATTCATCATCGTTTTTCTGTCTGTTTTGGCTGTAGTCATTGTGCTGGTCATTTTATTCCTCGGCAATAAACCGTTCTCGGAAGCGGAACAAGCAGCCGTAGAAAAAGTGGAGGCGGAAGGGCTGCTCGATGAAGTGGAGCGGGCCTACGTCTATTCCAGCTCGGCCCAATCCGTGACAGTTCTTGGAACGGACGGGGAAGGAAAGATAAAAGCCGCCTTCGTTCCTGAAGAAGGGGACATGGAAACATTGATGCTTGAAGATCAAGTGACCGCTCAACAAGCGCGCGAAATCGTTCAGGAAGATATGGAAGTCGAGGAAATCCTCCATACGAAGCTCGGCATGGAAGAGGCGGGGGCCGTATGGGAAATCGCCTTTTTGAATGAGGCGGGGCGCTTGAACTACGTCTATCTTTTGGCAGAAGACGGCACTTGGTGGAAACGCATATTGAATTTGTGA